The following proteins are co-located in the Vigna angularis cultivar LongXiaoDou No.4 chromosome 2, ASM1680809v1, whole genome shotgun sequence genome:
- the LOC108328870 gene encoding GRAS family protein RAM1 encodes MINSLCGTLKSENNSRTKLQATSSNDSKKNATQSSGDLDQTGLTPPSLNLPSLKFDLDGDVEVQSPDSSMWESFFADQLDADFMISSPVRNVPSPQLSSYNCSYNYAHGMQGQSLSGCSPPKFSSSHVGAFNSSHKGKGLSPLHRVFNSPNNQYMQHVENLSLPAIEEFLEDYQGYSSTKVSSDIATSSECFDLSTQIPSSILDTLTLPDSSRYHGSVDEECGGSSQLYQESDIYHQMGSMASASLSQALQQERYQEKRQKQQALHQQQQQRQQDSLMVPIPIGIEQEQDSGLQLVHLLLACAEAVAKEEYMLARRYLHHLNRVVTPLGDSMQRVAACFTDSLSARLNATLSPKPSKSLSPSNSMEVLKIYQIVYQACPYVKFAHFTANQAIFEAFETEERVHVIDLDILQGYQWPAFMQALAARPTTAPFLRITGVGPSLDAVRETGRCLTELAHSLRIPFEFHAVGEQLEDLKPHMLHRRVGEALAVNAVNRLHRVPGNHLGNLLTMIRDQAPNIVTLVEQEASHNGPYFLGRFLEALHYYSAIFDSLDATFPADSAQRAKVEQYIFAPEIRNIVSCEGPERFERHERLEKWRKIMEGKGFKGVALSPNAVTQSKILLGLYSCEGYRLTEDKGCLLLGWQDRAIVAASAWRC; translated from the exons ATGATCAATTCACTTTGTGGAACCCTCAAGAGTGAGAACAACTCTAGAACCAAACTCCAAGCCACATCTTCAAATGACTCAAAGAAAAATGCCACTCAATCATCTGGTGATCTTGACCAAACTGGCCTAACCCCACCAAGCTTAAACCTTCCTTCACTAAAATTTGACTTGGATGGAGATGTAGAAGTTCAGTCACCAGATAGTTCAATGTGGGAATCCTTTTTCGCTGACCAACTAGATGCTGATTTCATGATCTCTTCCCCAGTCAGGAACGTTCCCTCTCCGCAACTCTCTTCTTACAATTGCAGCTACAACTATGCTCATGGAATGCAAGGTCAGAGTCTCTCAGGGTGTTCCCCACCAAAGTTTTCATCTTCCCATGTTGGAGCCTTCAACAGCAGCCACAAAGGGAAAGGACTTAGCCCTCTTCACAGGGTCTTCAACTCACCAAACAATCAGTACATGCAGCATGTTGAAAACCTTTCCCTTCCAGCAATAGAAGAGTTCTTGGAAGACTATCAAGGCTATTCATCAACCAAGGTGTCTTCTGACATTGCAACTTCATCTGAATGCTTTGACTTGTCTACTCAAATCCCTTCATCCATATTGGATACCTTAACACTGCCCGATTCCTCAAGGTACCACGGTTCAGTCGATGAAGAATGTGGTGGCTCTTCTCAACTGTACCAAGAGAGTGACATCTATCATCAGATGGGGTCCATGGCTAGTGCTTCCCTCTCACAGGCTCTACAACAAGAACGCTACCAAGAGAAACGGCAAAAGCAGCAAGCACtgcatcaacaacaacaacaacgcCAGCAAGACAGTCTCATGGTGCCTATTCCAATCGGAATCGAGCAG GAGCAAGACAGCGGCCTTCAACTGGTGCACCTGCTTCTGGCCTGCGCAGAGGCTGTGGCGAAAGAGGAATACATGTTAGCAAGAAGGTACCTCCACCACCTCAACCGAGTCGTCACTCCCTTAGGCGACTCCATGCAGCGCGTGGCGGCATGCTTCACCGATTCGCTCAGCGCCAGGCTCAATGCCACCCTCAGCCCGAAACCCTCCAAATCCCTCAGCCCCTCAAACTCCATGGAAGTCCTCAAAATCTACCAGATCGTGTACCAGGCCTGCCCTTACGTCAAGTTCGCCCATTTCACCGCCAACCAGGCCATCTTCGAAGCCTTCGAGACCGAAGAGCGTGTTCACGTCATCGACCTCGACATCCTCCAGGGCTACCAATGGCCCGCCTTCATGCAGGCCCTCGCCGCCCGCCCCACCACCGCTCCCTTCCTCCGCATTACCGGAGTTGGTCCCTCTCTCGACGCCGTCCGCGAAACCGGCCGCTGCCTTACCGAGCTCGCCCACTCCCTGCGCATCCCCTTTGAATTCCACGCCGTCGGAGAACAGCTCGAGGATCTCAAACCCCACATGCTGCACCGCCGTGTGGGGGAGGCTCTCGCTGTAAATGCAGTCAACCGCCTTCATCGCGTCCCCGGGAATCATCTGGGGAACCTTCTCACCATGATACGCGACCAGGCACCGAACATAGTGACCCTGGTGGAGCAAGAGGCGAGCCACAACGGACCCTACTTTCTGGGCCGGTTTCTCGAGGCGTTGCACTACTACTCGGCGATCTTCGACTCGCTGGACGCAACGTTTCCGGCGGATTCGGCGCAGCGGGCGAAGGTGGAGCAGTACATATTCGCGCCGGAGATACGGAACATCGTATCGTGCGAGGGCCCGGAGAGATTTGAGCGGCACGAGAGGCTGGAGAAGTGGCGGAAGATAATGGAAGGAAAGGGGTTCAAGGGCGTGGCACTGAGTCCAAACGCGGTGACTCAGTCGAAAATTTTGCTCGGGTTGTACTCGTGCGAAGGGTATAGGTTGACGGAGGATAAGGGCTGCTTACTGCTTGGGTGGCAGGATAGGGCCATCGTTGCGGCGTCTGCATGGCGGTGTTGA
- the LOC108328203 gene encoding major pollen allergen Ole e 1 has product MNPTTLLLLLPLFTQFLEVEPAKPKLPGKTRFPISQISVMGFVYCDFCSNNSFSGHSYFLPGAEVKVDCMFKALSEKTAEQISLSVNRTTNKFGMYKLEIPSVDGVKCAEDSVVVSSCQASLIGSSSSACNVPGYRTTSNVIAIKARKANLCIYSFNALTFRPSKRDITLCGN; this is encoded by the exons ATGAATCCCACAACCCTCTTGCTCCTTTTGCCCTTGTTCACTCAGTTTTTGGAAGTTGAGCCTGCAAAACCCAAGCTTCCAGGGAAAACCAGGTTCCCCATCTCACAAATCAGTGTGATGGGCTTTGTATATTGCGATTTCTGCTCCAATAACAGCTTTTCCGGACACAGCTACTTTTTGCCAG GTGCTGAGGTGAAAGTAGATTGCATGTTCAAAGCACTCTCAGAGAAAACTGCTGAACAGATTTCACTTTCAGTGAACAGAACTACCAACAAGTTTGGGATGTACAAGCTGGAAATTCCTTCAGTTGATGGTGTGAAATGTGCAGAAGATTCTGTAGTTGTGTCTTCATGCCAAGCAAGCTTAATAGGTAGTTCATCCTCTGCTTGCAATGTTCCTGGCTACAGAACCACTTCTAATGTGATTGCAATCAAAGCAAGAAAAGCTAACCTCTGCATATACAGCTTCAATGCTTTGACTTTCAGACCATCCAAGAGGGACATCACCCTCTGTGGTAATTAA
- the LOC108328434 gene encoding omega-hydroxypalmitate O-feruloyl transferase, producing MANENGFQLSVKLGEPTLVPPAEETKKGLYFLSNLDQNIAVIVRTVYCFKTSERGNEKAGEVIKNALKKVLVHYYPLAGRLTISSEGKLIVDCTGEGALFVEAEANCSMEEIGDITKPDLGTLGKLVYDIPGAKHILQMPPLVAQVTKFKCGGFALGLCMNHCMFDGIGAMEFVNSWGQVARDLPLLIPPVLDRSILKARNPPKIEHLHQEFADIEDKSNTSSLYEDEMVYRSFCFDPEKLKELKMKAMQDGALDACTTFEVLSAFVWIARTKALKMLPEQQTKLLFAVDGRAKFNPPLSKGYFGNGIVLTNSVCQAGELTEKPLSYAVGLIQDAIKMVTDSYMRSAIDYFEVTRTRPSLACTLLITTWSRLSFHTTDFGWGDPVLSGPVSLPEKEVILFLSHGQERRNINVLLGLPSTVMKIFQELMQI from the exons ATGGCTAATGAAAATGGTTTCCAGCTTAGTGTGAAGCTAGGTGAACCAACTCTTGTTCCACCAGCTGAAGAAACAAAGAAGGGTTTGTATTTCCTATCTAACCTTGACCAGAACATTGCAGTGATTGTGAGAACTGTTTATTGCTTTAAAACTTCTGAGAGGGGGAATGAGAAAGCTGGGGAAGTGATAAAGAATGCATTGAAGAAGGTTCTTGTCCACTATTACCCTCTTGCTGGGAGACTCACTATAAGCTCAGAGGGTAAACTCATAGTGGATTGCACAGGGGAAGGTGCCTTGTTTGTAGAGGCTGAAGCAAACTGTTCAATGGAAGAGATTGGTGACATCACAAAGCCAGACCTTGGAACTCTTGGTAAGCTGGTTTATGATATTCCTGGAGCAAAACACATTCTTCAGATGCCTCCTTTGGTTGCTCAG GTGACCAAGTTCAAATGTGGAGGCTTTGCTCTTGGGCTGTGCATGAACCACTGCATGTTTGATGGCATTGGTGCAATGGAGTTTGTGAACTCTTGGGGACAAGTAGCCAGAGATTTGCCACTCTTAATCCCTCCAGTGCTGGACAGAAGCATCCTCAAGGCAAGAAACCCACCAAAGATAGAGCACCTGCATCAAGAATTTGCTGACATAGAAGACAAATCAAACACTTCTAGTTTATACGAAGATGAAATGGTTTACAGGTCCTTCTGTTTTGACCCTGAGAAACTAAAGGAGCTGAAGATGAAAGCAATGCAAGATGGGGCTCTTGATGCATGCACAACATTTGAAGTCCTTTCAGCGTTTGTGTGGATAGCAAGAACCAAGGCACTGAAAATGTTACCTGAGCAACAAACAAAGCTTCTTTTTGCTGTTGATGGAAGGGCCAAGTTCAACCCTCCTCTTTCAAAAGGGTACTTTGGAAATGGAATTGTCCTAACAAATTCTGTGTGTCAAGCTGGGGAACTGACAGAAAAGCCTTTGTCATATGCTGTGGGGCTCATTCAAGATGCTATCAAGATGGTGACAGACAGCTACATGAGATCAGCCATTGATTACTTTGAGGTGACAAGAACAAGGCCTTCCCTTGCTTGCACTCTTCTGATCACAACTTGGTCTAGACTTTCCTTTCACACCACTGATTTTGGATGGGGAGATCCAGTGCTGTCAGGCCCAGTATCACTGCCAGAGAAGGAAGTGATCTTGTTCCTCTCCCATGGCCAAGAGCGAAGAAATATAAATGTGCTTCTGGGTTTGCCTTCTACTGTCATGAAGATTTTCCAAGAATTGATGCAGATATAA